From the Anguilla rostrata isolate EN2019 chromosome 5, ASM1855537v3, whole genome shotgun sequence genome, the window ACAGTGTGAGGTCCAGCCCTCAGGACCAGGAGTACCGCTGGTTTTCTCTTACAGCTCAAAGTTAActgattcatttattaatgtcactgattggccagaggctCCACTCACCTGGTCTCCCAGGTGTACATCAGTCCCTGATCATAAAAGTTAAGAgtaaaaaccagcagcactacaggCCTCCAGGGACAGACTGGAGTATCCCGCTACTACAGTATGAACTGGTATAAATGTATTAGCGATATGtttctctgtatgtctgtctgtctgcctgcctgtctgcctgtctgcctgtctgcctgcctgcctgcctgcctgtctatctgtctgtgtgtctgtccgtctgttcATTTATCTCCATCAGAGGAATGTAGTGTCAAACTTCAAGCGGAATCACATAGGCTAAGGTCAGGAAACTCATATCAGGCTTGTTAACTTTGTTATTGGTTGTGTtcactgtcaatcatcattatcatccaATGAGGCTCTTCCGTGTACCTGGACGAGGTCATGAGGGCGGTCACCAGAGCTTCAGCCATCCCCCAGGCGAACCTGAAGGGGTTCCTCCTCACAAACGCCAGGTAGAGCAGCGGGAGAacgaggcaggcatggatggccagcctggagagaggaggagaaacagcGGCTACTGACCTGcaattaacccccccccccccatgtttatTCTGTTTCTGTCATTGACCATTCTGTCGTTTTTTTAACCTGTAGTGATGTAAAGTACTGACCCTCAGTCCTGGTCCTGCAGAGCCAGGAGagtctgctagtttttgttttcatcttaagATCAGCAACCGATTGAGACCCAATTAACCAGGTGACCCAAGTTAGCTGTGTAAGTAACTGACCAATCACTGGGCTAACTCCAGTGCCGAGCGACAGCAAACACCggcagactctgtggctctccaggaccaggactgaggaCCACGGATGCAAATCGTCTTCGGCTCCTTGAAAAAGAGCAATGCAAACTGACTCCGCTgttgctattgttattatttttaacgtAGCGAAACCAGTAGCCTGTGGGCACTGGCCCAGCGGAGTGCCCCCCCTTTCCAATGGGGGGGTTCAAATGCCCCTAAATTAGAACGCCGAGCGAAATCACGCGTTGTGGAAACAGTCGCCGTTTTTTCTTGGAAGGATTTTCTTTCCCCTCTGAGGCATTTTCGGGGGGGTTGTCGGACAAACATGCCGTGGCCGTAcgtggaagggggggtgggggggtgtgggtggggggttatcACGTTTCTCATCTCTCGACACGAGCCATCGTCGCAGACGGTAGCAGCTGACAATTAAATTTAGGGGAGCTGTAGGCCAGCGATGCCGAGCTTCTGTTACAGACTGCGCTGGCTGCAGCTGCTTTAGGCCACAGCTGTTTCCTCAACCTGGCGCATCGCCAACGCAACGTGCTGGTGACGTTTTAGACAGTTCAGCTGCGCAGTGGGTCATGTAGCTGCGCAGTGGGACATGTAGCTGCGCAGTGGGACATGTAGCTGTGCAGTGGGACATGTAGCTGCGCAGTGGGACATGTAGCTGCGCAGTGGGACATGTAGCTGCGCAGGGGGACATGTAGCTGCGCAGGGGGACATGTAGCTGCGCAGTGGGACATGTAGCTGCGCAGTGGGACATGTAGCTGTGCAGTGGGACATGTAGCTGCGCAGTGGGACATGTAGCTGTGCAGTGGGACATGTAGCTGCGCAGTGGGCTGCACAGgcgatgctgatgtcacacagtCCCATGTGCTGATGTTAAGCATGCAGTCCCTCAGTTCACCTGCAGGGGCAGCGTACCCGCTCAACACGGTCACCATGAAGAGCCCCAGTTTCTGGACCATGTCCCAGTTTTCAACCTCCACGATCCTCACAGCAATTAGGAAGACTATCCCAACGGGCATGTAGCTGTgagataattaaaaaataccattagctgtaataaataaaaaacagtcatAAACCATTCATGATGCATTCTAAATaatccctggaaaaaaaaaaaaaacccaggaaaTTTCCCAGAGTTGTTTACAACTGACGGACGCTGCTCATGACGAACGGGCGGTGACAGATGTGAGCTGTGGAGGCTCACGGCCGTAAGCAGTCAGGAATGCGTATAAATGCTTCTGTCACACGTTAGCGCTCGTAGCTAGGTTACGCACCGCGGCCTCATTGTGGAAGCATGATGTAAGCGCTGTGTGGAAATAGCACTGACGCAGCCACACAGAGACAATCACTACTGAGAGACGGACTcaatgggaaataaaataaaggtgtCGGGTTCCCCTAATGGGCAATgtgtggggaaaataaatataagtaATAACGATGTTCTTATgctagataaaataaaaaataaaacaatgtaccAGATAGCAAGCGAATCCGGACCGGATCTCTGCCGGCTATGCTGCCTTCGGGCCAAAATCAGCCCAGATCCCGGCTGGAGTCGCTTGCTATCTGGGACCTCATTCCTGACTGACATGTGTTTTGGCTTTAGCAGGTTAAAGGTAAGGGGAAATTGCCCGTCAGAAGCACGCAGGGGTTCGTACGGTACCACATAATGATCTGGACGATTCTCATGGTGGCCTCGTTCAGCGCGTCGAAGAACTCCACCAGGacccgcccccgctcccccattCTGCCCACGGTGAGCCCGAACAGCAGGCAAAACACGATCAGGCCCAGGATGTTGATCCCCTCGTAGTACCTCCCCTCTATCGAGTACTGCTGCCCCTCTGTGGGGTAGTTCTGCCCCTCTGTCGAGTTCTGGCTGATGTTCTAAAGCGGACAGGAAGCCAGCGAACACAACATCAGCATGTCACCTGCTTGGAATGACAGGGCTTCACCTGTGGACAGGGTCAGGTCACGTTAGGCTATGAAGCTGTTACATCGTATCTGGGCATTGGTTTATGCTGAACATGGGTTCCTTCTCACATTACaaaaaagcaattttaaaaagtgacacAAGATGTTCAATCTGTTGTGTGGGCTTTTCTGTGTTAATTAGCCAGGTTTTTTCTGTTAATGAAGCTGCACATCTTGACAAAAAAGCCAGATAGAACCCTGTACCCCTGGGCGAGGCCCCTGAGTCACATCCCCCGCAAGGGTGTGGGTTTGATGCCCGCTGTGGCGCTGTCACCTTTGGGGTCTCATCTCCACCTGTAACCCTCCCTGCTTCCTACCCGTCTACCAGGGGGAAAAATCCAGAAGGTGTCTACTCAaaagaattaataaaattattccTAAATTCCAAAACTCCATCAGGCCCACTGGCCATGTATCAGGGCACTGAGTCACCAGTAATAATCATCGAAATGTTGCATAACCGAAaaacagaggattgtgggtaatttcATGTATAAAGTGCTCTGGTTGCTACAGACTGTCTGCGAAGGCTGGGTTTGGAAAGGGCTGAGTTTTGCTCCGCCACGACTCAACGTCCTCAGGGCTCCCTCTCCAAACCCTCCAGAGCCTCGTAGCCGAGGAGACCGTTTTACCTGCCATGAGAGGGTCGCTATGGAGACGGGCACAGGTGCGGGTGAAACATCCGCTGCAGGTGCGTCCGCCTCTTTCCTGCGCGTTTTGTACtgggatggaaaaaaaagcgagaccaattttttatttattttttctaaagaaCAACGCTTCAGAAGGAAAGGCTGAAATGGCAAtggggcccccccccctccccctgcggcCCGCTCCGTAAGGGCCTCATACCTGCTGAAAGCAGGCTCCCACCAGGTTCTCAGGGACCATGTTCCTACAGGAGAAAcgcaagaaaggaaaaaaagacacagttTCACTGGGCGGGCGCCATTTTAGCTGTGTACACTATCTGATGTGTGTATAATAAACCCGCTGTTTCTACCCCAGCCCTCTGGAGAGGATGCAACAGAAATAACCCAGCAAACAGGAGCCACCGAAATAACCCAGCAAACAGGGCGGTGACAGTCAGGCTCCAAAACACTCAGCCCGTTAATCTCATCTGGAGAACCCGAGCACTTTTCAAAGCGCAGAGATTGTGTGTGATTGTCATGTGCTGACATAGCGGGAGGAATTTGGAAGccgaggccccccccccccccccagccccctgatTAAGACCGTCACCTGAGCAGATCCAACATGGTgtccgtcgccgcggcgacctcTGGCCTGGGCCCGATCCCACTGCGGCTGTCTCGGGGGAAGCCGGGTCTGATGGCTGTCACCATGGTGATACCTGAGCAGGAGTAGCCCAGTCGCACTGTCACACATTTCACCGGCTACGTccaagtttcatttatttttactaatttttGCCACCCAACCTGGGGCTGCATATATCTAATTCCCATcgaaatttggaatgtccaatcatCTGAAACCACAGCCGAGTACATGCGTGAACGCCTCAGGAGAGTAGAGGTCTGCAGTTCCCCTCCGAATCACATGGGGGCACTACAACTTTTTTGTCCCACACCGCAGGCTGCAGCTAAGCTCGCACAGAGTGGCGTCAGAGGAAGACCTGTCATGTGCAGCCATGACATGCAGTCTGCAAGAGCTTGAttggccagcaggggtcactattGAGCAATGAAACGTGGACGCAAATAAAACcctttgtgtgtgatgtggacCCAgggggaaccccccccccatacaggAGTGGTGAAGGGTTGGGTCCCGGTGGGGCCCCCTGTAGGGGAGTGGTGAGGGGCTGGGTGCGGGTGGGCGCTCGGGCGGAGGTGAGGGGTTGGGTGCCCGGGCGGTGGGGACCCTGTATGGGAGTGGTGAGGGGTTGGGCAGCGGTGGGGCCCCCTGTATGGGAGTGGTGAAGGGTTGGGTGCTGGTGGGGGCCCTGTATGGGAGTGGTGAAGGGTTGGGTGCTGGTGGGGGCCTGTATGGGAGTGGTGAGGGGTTGGGTGCCGGTGGGGCCCCCTGTATGGGAGTGGTGAGGGGTTGGGCAGCGGTGGGGCCCCCTGTATGGGAGTGGTGAAGGGTTGGGTGCTGGTGGGGGCCCTGTATGGGAGTGGTGAAGGGTTGGGTGCTGGTGGGGGCCTGTATGGGAGTGGTGAGGGGTTGGGTGCCGGTGGGGCCCCCTGTATGGGAGTGGTGAGGGGTTGGGCAGCGGTGGGGCCCCCTGTATGGGAGTGGTGAAGGGTTGGGTGCCGGTGGGGCCCCCTGTATGGGAGTGGTGAGGGGTTGGGTGCCGGTGGGGCCCCCTGTATGGGAGTGGTGAGGGGTTGGGCAGCGGTGGGGCCCCCTGTATGGGAGTGGTGAAGGGTTGGGCAGCGGTGGGGCCCCCTGTATGGGAGTGGTGAAGGGTTGGGCAGCGGTGGGGCCCCCTGTATGGGAGTGGTGAAGGGTTGGGTGCTTGGGCGGAGGTGAGGGGTTGGGTGCCCAGGCGGAGGTGAGGGGTTGGGTGCCCGGGCGGTGGGGACCCTGTATGGGTGCAGTGAGGGGCTGGGCGCCCAGGCGGAGGGGGCCTCTCTTACCCAGGCAGACGGCGATGGCGGTTGTTGACAGGTAGCATATCACCACACGCAGGCCGATGCCGCCCAACGCCTCCGGGTTCAGGGCCGCCGCCCCTGGGGAAACGGTCCCAGCACACGATTACCCAATCAGAGAGATCACGGCGCAGGATTGGCTGGAGCAACTCGTCAGTCAGCCACAAAGGGGGCGGGACCTTACGTTTGATTGGCTAATGGTTTCATGGTCATTAATAAAAGCGTTTCATGGTTGCTAACATTACTGGGAAAAGGTAGAGAAATGTTAACTCAAATATACTATGAAATTGGAGGGTATTTGTGAACTGATGTGACCTAATATATCTGAAACAGGCCAAAAAATTAATGTGCaaaaaacacaatgattttCTTTTAACCACAACTGACTGCCTTTAAGTGGCAAATATTACAATACTTTTGTATGCAGCACAAAAAGAATTCTTGAAACGCAATTATCAATTTTTATAgcattggttttatttattgaatgctATTTGTGGCTAAACAAAATCACCCTAGGAAACATTACAGCAGTCAtgtgacatactgtataataataGCTAAAAGACTGGCCTAATGATGTGCATTTGTCGTTTTAAAAATTAGCAGGCACTGTACAGTAGGTGTCATGTGACTTACAAATTATGAATGTAGAACTCATGTAATTTGGCCATTGTGATGTAGGCAGACACATGACTTGCCTGTTATGATGCTGGAAATGATTAGTGGGAGGACCACCATGTTGAGCATCCTCATCAGGATTTCCCCAGGGAAGCCAAAATAGTGCTTATGGAGCTCGGAGAGGGAGGCATACTCTCGAACCAGCAACCCCAGCACGATTCCTGCAAGAGACAAAGCACCAACAGTGGAGTCACTTTGAGTGTGACAAAGATAACAGAAACATGTTATTATTGTTCTCattgactaataataataatgatgatttgGCACCATTCACTACAATTCATTACAGCCCAAAGGGCTTTATAAATGagtacaaatgaacacacattgGGATAAGACAATCAGACCACAGTGCTAAAACACTGAGACATGACAAAGCAACGtgacacattaaaaacatggcCACAGGTGTGTCCCCAGGTGCAGTGATGCTGTCGTAGCATCGAGCTCACgactgacacacacatccctgaGCTGTGAGGGGAATGTTTCCACACGTCAACAACAAAGAACCATTATCCAAATTAATCACTGAAATCATTTCAGCATGGTTTTAAATCCCCCAAAGATAATCAATTTAGTCCTATCAAATGTGCTCTGtgattattctttattattattattattattattattattattattattaagtaatTAAATGTGAGAGATTAAGTTCTCCTCTGTCCTATCACACTCACATATGAACAGCAATACGAATGAGGTTAAGAACAAGAGACTCATTTTgcagcatttttgaaaatatacagtgtgaaaatattttgtgatcAAAAAGAGATTTTTACATGTAGTGGCTCACCACATTTGTTGAATTTACAACTGTTCTTATTTTACGGGCTATTAAAACTGTCCTAACCCAAGACTAGCACCTTCAGCACGTCACATAACCAGTGCTGAAGACACAATGTGTGGGGTGGGGACTTACCCAAAATTACTGCTCCAATGGTAGCAATCAGGCAAAGATTCCTTTTCACGGAGCTCCAGCAACGGCGGCATCCTCTGTCCCTGTTCTCCATCTTATCCCGCGATCTCCTGGGCTTGGAGTGCCTTCTCCACGGCACGGGCCAGGTGAGCCGGAATCCGATTGGATGGGAAAAGGAAGAGTGTGATTGGTCGGAAGAGGGAGATTCCGACTGATGACAGGAGGAGGGTTGCGAGTGAGCAGGTGGTAGGCTACCTGTGTCCTTGTGGGATGTAGGTGTCCCATGACGACAACGGAATCCGCGGCAGTATATTGTAAAACGCACGGCCTTCGGTCGATCGGTCGCCGGCGAGTGCGCCCGTCGAGCTGCACCAGCTCAGGTCTGCACGCGCCCGACTTCTGAATAAGAAGCGACGGCGCGGACCTCAGGTGTTTCCGAGCACAGTACAGGCTGTCTGCAATTCTACCGAACTGATAATGGAGGGCGCAAAAATGAGCGCCGATATGTATAccactgggcattccaaattggggaagaaaaaataaaacgcactaataaaattaatttaaaaacaaatgcagagctacgcatttaaattattaaaacacGTTACTTTTCTTCAACCAGATCGTGAGTTTGGTGGCAGCATTTTTACAAAACGctggaaaacagaaatgcttgcTTACATCTTCAAAATTTaggacaacgcactttgtagtTATAGCCTCTTGTATTGAGGCCACTCCAGGTCTTCTGACGCTTCCTCTGTTTGTCCACCAGGTGACGCATTGCGGCTTCCTCACTGAAGGCCTTGTTGAATTGTGTCTGCAAACTCTACTGTACTCTTCCACCGTCATAATCTTTTATGACCTCAGTGAATCGGGACCTCGGTTTATCGTCTCTTCCGAAGGTACTGGGGGGCGTAGATACATATATTTTGGCTCAAGAGAATTCATGGAAGCTGCCCTTGAATGAACATGACAGAAAAATGCTGTGAAGGGTGAGGCATTCTGTGACGCTCCCAGGGCAGAGACAAAGGTCGAATAAAATGCTACGAGCCTTCTGACAATGATGCACAGGGAGGAGATTCTAGATATGGGACGACTCGTTCTCACCCATCGAGCGCTGGAGAGAATGCCAACCTGTGGCCTTCTGTTCCGGTCAGCATGTCTTgcctcagaaagaaaaaaacaaaaacaaaaaacattttgttcggGACAGTCCACAAAATTCTCAGGAGCTCAGGAGCATATTCCATACAAACCAGACCCCTTTGTTCAGTGGATGAATACGCATTACACTGTGGTGGCACCTGGGACATGCTGGTACAATGGTTTATGAACAGAcctacattgcattacaatcatttagcagacagtcttatccaaagcgacttacacaactttttacacagcatttacactgtattcatgtatacagctggatatatactgaagcaatgcaggttaagcagcaccttgctcaaggatacaacagcagCCTCCTacctaggaatcaaacctgcaacctttagggtACAAGACCAGTTACCCATTATACAAGACTGTCACCCTCAAAAACTATTCCTTCGAGCCGGATTCGAACCAGCGACCTAAGGATTTCAACAACACCCAACTACAGTCCTCCGCTCTACCAACTGAGCTATCGAAGGGCACACCACCAACTCCCTTTTATGAATATCGGGTAGAAAAAAGATAAacctttattttcaattatttttcaacaCTGATTAGACATTTGTTTGGCTATATACATTCCAGTAAAGCACAGTAAGATATTTGAAGGCACTGGGTGGAACACCCCTAAAAACAGATAAGAAGAGGCACAgaactgaagtttttttttttagttttttttaaacagaattgcTTCCAGCAGTTTGCATGCATTAATACTTCCCGTACAGTGAAGGCAGCCATGTCCAGTGACATTTGGGAGCATTTGGGAGATTTCACAGTCTCTACTCACCTCCTGTCAAAACAGGAGACAATTGTCTCTGGGGGGTTTTCATGATGTAAGGTTATAATCCACCAGGCACCATCACTTATAGTAAAGCACATAAGTGAGTCATTGTAGGATTGTGGAAAATCACGGATCGACAGGTGACCTGTAATTTAGACTAGTGTGCTTTTGCAAGGGAACAGTGAATGATCAGGGAGCAGACTTCTGGAGGAATTGTGGGTAGTGCTGCTTTTGTGagggataaaaaaaactgagcacaTTTATCCCAGCGAACACTAAACGTTttcacaatgttgctgccatgCAGTGGCGATGCTacaacattgacaaaacattccagcaaCAGTGTTAGCTGGGATGAGACCATCATCGGCCTTGACCACGCTCACGAGTTATGGcatatatgtacacatgcagCACTTTATATTCTGTTAAGAATCTATTATTGGTGTTGCTGCTGCGCTTGTGACGCGATGCTGAAACCAGTACTCCCAACACACTGCCTTGCGCGATCGGTTACATTATCCGTCTAATGAGCTTCCATTTGGCCACGTTCTAGAACTTGTGTGGGTCCCAAACTGCAGCTGTATCGTTATTAATTTTTAGTGGCACATTCAGTATGTTCACATACGTGGAGTGCCACAAACGAGCCCCTTATTTTCTTaagatgttttgtttaaaaataaatatattttttaaaagctggtAGGCTGCgcttatttgtttttactggTGTAGTTTTTGACATGACTAACTGACCGATCTCTGCAGTATGGTCTCGTGGGAGCCATCCGCCAGACGCAAATACTCGGAGCGCACATTACCTCCAGGCGGCGGGCCAGCGCGGGGCGCAGACGGACCCCGCGACTCTTAAAGCGTCTACCAACCAGAAGCAGCCCGAGAATGTGTGTGGACTCAACTCGCCAATCCAGTGAAAGGGAGAGGTGGGCTTTCAACGTCGCCTACAGACGGAACCGTAAGCCTGTAACCTGCCCGGAGTTGACTTGTGGGGAGCAGACTCGCTTCGCAGGAGTGAGATAAACTAGCTGGGTAGGAGCATTTGGGAGATTTCACCGTGCGTGCGGCTAGCTTGCTAGGGTACCCATCACCAGTGAGTAACCGCCCCCATTAGCAGATTGGGGTACCTTTGCCGCTTGGTAAGTGTgtcagtgaaaaaataaataatagtggTGCCATCGCCGGGGACCGATTGCGCGAATGCAGAAGACGGTGGGCCTGGGACGAATGACTGTTTGACCAGCTCGCAGCATCCAAGTGCCGTGCCGTGAGAGTAAAACGGGCCGTTTTCCCGGTGCATTTTCAGTGCAAAAGCATCTCGGCTCAGGACCGTTACGACTGTCGCGCATCTCCCGAGCGTGATGGGTGAGTGCGCGCTTACTCCAAAATGCGTCGTTCGCGGTTCAGCTGACGGGATAAATGTTCTGCTCGTTAATTAGCTGGCTAATAGCAATAGATCAACAGTGACAAGTTTGGTCTCGTCGCTTCTCTACCCCTGGCACGGTTAACTAGTTTGCTAGCTGTCCATGCTACACAGAAATATCCTGTGGCTTACGCCTGGTTTAATGCTGATGACTGAAAAGCtcgttaacgttagctagctagctgcgaGTAGGTGTGGTGTGACAGCTCTTTCGGAGCATCATTTACTGTGCAATGTTTAGTCGAGATATATTTTCGTATATGTCCACGATCCTAGTTAGATTTGGCAACGTTAGTCTTTGTGTGTCATTTTTACCCGTATTAGTCAATATTATAGTTATTTGGTTTCTGCTGATGTAACGTTAACCTAACGATAAGTATTTGGTCCCTAGACTAGAGAATGTCATCTTTCCTACTCGATAGCTCGCTGGTTTCAAACTGTGTATACATGCGTTTCAGTTGGGGAACTTgacagtaaaactgaaataactgcAAATTATTGCTACCTGAGAGCTATTAACAACATACATAACATTATGCATAGCCTCGAACTACATGGCAGTAAGCCGGTCAGCTAACGCTATAGTACTAGCTGCGTAGTAGGTGACTTGAGCTCGCTGTACAGTAGTTGCTAACAAGTTTAGTGAAATAAGTCATGTGCCCGAAAATTATCACTACATTACAAGTTGTTTGCTCACACGTGATAATGTAGGTTATTATTTTAAACGACATATGGCAGGTTAGTTATTCGTAATGCATGAACAAGGGTCGCTGATTATGTTCAGAAATATTGGTTGctccccattcattttcctaCAAATtata encodes:
- the LOC135256187 gene encoding excitatory amino acid transporter 3-like gives rise to the protein MENRDRGCRRCWSSVKRNLCLIATIGAVILGIVLGLLVREYASLSELHKHYFGFPGEILMRMLNMVVLPLIISSIITGAAALNPEALGGIGLRVVICYLSTTAIAVCLGITMVTAIRPGFPRDSRSGIGPRPEVAAATDTMLDLLRNMVPENLVGACFQQYKTRRKEADAPAADVSPAPVPVSIATLSWQNISQNSTEGQNYPTEGQQYSIEGRYYEGINILGLIVFCLLFGLTVGRMGERGRVLVEFFDALNEATMRIVQIIMCYMPVGIVFLIAVRIVEVENWDMVQKLGLFMVTVLSGLAIHACLVLPLLYLAFVRRNPFRFAWGMAEALVTALMTSSSTATLPVTLRCAEERNGLDRRVTRFVLPLGTTVNMDGTALYEAVAAIFIAQLSGYALGVGQLLTLSITATLASIGAAGIPSAGAVTTIMVLSALNLPLDDVTLLIAVDWLLDRFRTAVNVLGDAFAAGIVQKLSERELGGAGTLRKLDAASLYALDTPPGTADAEEDAYGNHVFARGNALASAAASQRTGSPPDGRRNDARRNDGFARQRGFAAATTASPAATTASPAATAALPTTASPPASPGGVPAQACRTRFATMASRKRLAFSPGPGFHRLILQEESAESPPLLLVTFDL